A single genomic interval of Mycolicibacterium sp. MU0053 harbors:
- a CDS encoding thioesterase family protein: MTGPASFARAMTLHPAAPEESDGDADAVAFDGELNLHWTIGPKIHGGVMLALCAKAAGLAVDPTGAGPAPVAVSASFLSAPDPGPVRVLARIRKRGRTVSLVDVELVQGKRVAVRTSVTLAAPEHDAAPLLSTNPVPAEMAPEPPAEIESIGPGHPLAEINHLAAGCDIRPDMAGLWSVPAGQSPVTRLWVRPRTEAPDVLFALMCGDISMPVTFAVGRTGWAPTIQLTAYLRGLPADGWLRIMCTTTQIGQDWFDEDHLVVDSTGRIVVQTRQLAMVPAP, encoded by the coding sequence ATGACGGGACCCGCGAGCTTCGCCCGGGCCATGACGCTGCACCCGGCCGCCCCCGAGGAGTCCGACGGCGACGCCGACGCGGTGGCCTTCGATGGGGAGTTGAATCTGCACTGGACCATCGGGCCGAAGATCCACGGCGGGGTGATGCTCGCGCTGTGCGCCAAGGCGGCCGGGCTCGCGGTCGACCCCACGGGTGCGGGGCCGGCGCCGGTCGCGGTGTCGGCGAGCTTCTTGTCGGCGCCGGATCCGGGGCCGGTGCGGGTCCTCGCCCGGATCCGCAAGCGCGGCCGCACCGTGAGCCTCGTCGACGTCGAACTGGTTCAGGGCAAGCGCGTCGCGGTGCGCACCTCGGTCACGCTGGCCGCCCCCGAGCACGACGCGGCCCCGCTGCTGTCGACCAACCCGGTGCCGGCCGAGATGGCGCCCGAGCCGCCCGCGGAGATCGAGTCGATCGGACCGGGACACCCGTTGGCCGAGATCAATCACCTCGCGGCGGGATGCGACATTCGGCCCGACATGGCCGGTCTGTGGTCGGTGCCGGCCGGACAATCGCCCGTGACGCGCTTGTGGGTGCGTCCGCGGACGGAGGCACCCGATGTGTTGTTCGCGCTGATGTGCGGCGACATCTCGATGCCGGTCACGTTTGCGGTGGGCCGCACCGGGTGGGCGCCCACCATTCAGCTCACCGCGTACCTGCGGGGTCTGCCCGCCGATGGCTGGCTGCGAATCATGTGCACCACCACCCAGATTGGGCAGGACTGGTTCGACGAGGACCACCTGGTGGTGGACAGCACGGGCCGCATCGTGGTGCAGACCCGACAGCTGGCGATGGTGCCCGCGCCCTGA